Part of the Nitrospirota bacterium genome is shown below.
CCGATTACTGCTCTGCGCGACGCTGCTCCTCTGGATCCCGGCTGTCGCCTCGGCAAAATCGAAACCCCATCAGGGCCCACGCCATGAGCCGGAGCTCAGGATCCTCGACCTGAAAGTCTCCCCCAACCCCTATACGACTGCGTCCGGCTCCTTGCAGTTTTCCGTCTTGATCCAACTCCCCAAAGAGCTGAACGGCGCCACGCTGCTGGAAGTCTCCTCTTTCATTACCTCGCCCTCGAAAAATTCGCTCCGGTTTCTCACGGCTCGCACAGCGCTGGAGCCGCACGCAGCCGCAACCGACGGCGGCGCGCCTCCGCAAGTGTCTGTCGTGCTGACCTGGGACGGGCTGGACCAGAAGAAAGTCACGGCGGGAGCAGGCCTCTATCACTTCGAAGTGCGGCCCAAGTTGCTGGCGAACGGCGAGAAGGGCCCCAGAACTCAAATGGTTGGCTGGCCAAAACGCGGAACGATCGAAGTCAAATAGCCGACAGCTCTCAGCTCTCAGCTCTCACATTCTTGCTGCTCTTCGGCTTTGCTGATCGCTGAGGGCTGACAGCTGTCGGCTCTCCCAATAGGTTGATCCGGTGCGCCAGACAGCCTGCCCCGAATCCATTATCGATATTCATCACTCCGACTCCCGCCGCGCAGGAATTCAACATCGTCAATAGAGCCGCAAGTCCGCCGAAACTCGCGCCATAGCCTCGGCTCGTCGGCACAGCCACGACCGGGCAGGGCGCCAATCCTCCGACCACGCTGGGCAAGACTCCATCCATCCCTGCCACCACCACGACGACCCGGGCCTGCATCAACCGGCCCTGACGCTCCAGCAGCCGATGAATCCCTGCCACCCCCACGTCATAGAGCGTTTCAACCTTGCTCCCCATCACCTCCGCCGTCACTCTCGCTTCTTCCGCGACAGGAATGTCCGACGTGCCGGCTGTAATCACCAGGACATGGCCCTGGAGCCGCTGCTTGGGGTCGCGAATCGACACGATGCGAGCCTCGTCATGATAGACCGCTCGCTTATCCAGCCGTTTGATCAATGTCGCCACCTGGCGAGTCGCGCGCGTGGCCAAGAGGGGACGATGATGTTTCAACAGGGCCTTGGCAATGGCGCGAATCTGAGCCGTCGTCTTCCCCTCGCAGAAAATGACTTCGGGGAATCCCTGCCGTATCGACCGATGGTGATCCAGCGACGCGAATCCCAGATCTTCATAGGGCAAGGTGCGGAGCTGATCGAGCGCCGTTGCCACTGGCAGAGTGCCGGCTTGCACCTTGGTCAACAGTCGTTCAAGCGACTTCTGGTTC
Proteins encoded:
- the larB gene encoding nickel pincer cofactor biosynthesis protein LarB; the encoded protein is MNQKSLERLLTKVQAGTLPVATALDQLRTLPYEDLGFASLDHHRSIRQGFPEVIFCEGKTTAQIRAIAKALLKHHRPLLATRATRQVATLIKRLDKRAVYHDEARIVSIRDPKQRLQGHVLVITAGTSDIPVAEEARVTAEVMGSKVETLYDVGVAGIHRLLERQGRLMQARVVVVVAGMDGVLPSVVGGLAPCPVVAVPTSRGYGASFGGLAALLTMLNSCAAGVGVMNIDNGFGAGCLAHRINLLGEPTAVSPQRSAKPKSSKNVRAES